The following are encoded together in the Fundulus heteroclitus isolate FHET01 chromosome 19, MU-UCD_Fhet_4.1, whole genome shotgun sequence genome:
- the LOC105932421 gene encoding vacuolar protein 8, with the protein MASDFCESCSRLLRDLAERLRRVWGEFEYKLKGSFREIAQCTCFGNAPERRTAQDLSSLQRMHDDEIPVFNQRRLQALCRLAASQNADLQMTVAIYYLHISHHLNSPLPDAFIEPIMALLLSPDPDVQKTTSFTLVNLLANDNVCKESVIEMGMLVPLLELFQSGDPSAQCHSCACVAMLASSESNRDAILVDGIIPLLALAKSYDPAEQQNAAWALLYLTQSDWSTRLLCQAGAIPVLVLLLQSSSSEVQFYSCTALCNIAADQEHRPKLLSIGGHYLSKSLLTLLSSSVQKNSAQACRCLQILSKNVWVQEQLMELNCVSPLKALLRSLNAAWIKSALTLLCTLSAQPANCDILVSEGVLREIGQLLHHPRSNSALISQSCQIITDLCSACMDEQAVTESLCLSGLLRVLLSPSLSDETLVHVTLCLHHLMTWDGLRAKLSGSVTPEQVWRLVELSGQTRSSQLSYSSAAVIHMFGLTGDSLHLLRPHYGAVSKYLLLFLRRKEVKFQQLGIATMVKLRNDGDFLTAVTNAELEAELCNVHAQTEETRQLLRRIQPPPPASGSSSP; encoded by the exons ATGGCCTCGGACTTTTGTGAAAGTTGCTCCCGGTTGCTCCGAGACCTCGCTGAACGTCTGAGGAGAGTTTGGGGAGAGTTCGAGTACAAACTGAAGGGGAGTTTTAGAGAAATTGCCCAATGCACCTGCTTTGGGAATGCACCTGAGAGGAGGACGGCTCAGGATTTATCCTCGTTGCAGCGCATGCATG ATGATGAAATTCCAGTTTTCAATCAGAGAAGACTCCAAGCACTGTGCCGGCTTGCAGCCTCTCAAAATGCTGATCTGCAAATGACTGTAGCCATATATTACTTGCACATCAGTCACCACT TGAACTCTCCGCTACCAGATGCTTTCATAGAACCAATCATGGCTCTTCTTTTGTCCCCTGACCCGGATGTGCAAAAGACTACTTCCTTCACGCTGGTCAACTTATTAGCAAACGATAATG TGTGTAAGGAGTCAGTGATCGAGATGGGCATGTTGGTGCCGCTGTTGGAGTTGTTCCAGTCCGGTGATCCCTCTGCTCAGTGTCACTCTTGTGCCTGCGTGGCCATGCTGGCCTCCTCAG AATCAAACAGGGATGCGATTTTGGTGGATGGAATCATACCTTTGTTGGCTTTGGCAAAATCCTACGATCCAGCGGAGCAGCAGAACGCAGCGTGGGCTCTGCTATATCTCACCCAGTCag ATTGGTCAACAAGGCTTCTGTGTCAAGCGGGGGCCATCCCtgttttggttctgctgctgcagtccTCCAGTTCAGAAGTCCAGTTTTACAGCTGCACGGCACTTTGCAACATTGCTGCTGATCAAGAGCATCGGCCAAAGTTGCTCAGCATTGGGGGTCATTATTTGTCCAAGTCACTTTTGACTCTTTTGTCTTCCTCTGTGCAAAAG AATTCAGCTCAAGCATGCAGATGCCTTCAAATTCTTTCCAAGAACG TTTGGGTCCAGGAACAGCTCATGGAGCTGAACTGCGTGTCGCCTCTGAAGGCCCTGCTCAGGAGTTTGAATGCTGCATGGATAAAGTCAGCCTTAACACTGCTGTGTACGCTGTCTGCACAGCCAGCAAACTGT GATATCCTCGTGAGTGAAGGAGTGTTGAGGGAAATCGGTCAGCTCCTTCATCACCCTAGGTCAAATTCTGCTCTGATCTCCCAAAGTTGTCAGATCATCACTGACCTCTGCAGCGCCTGCATGGATGAGCAG GCTGTGACGGAAAGCCTGTGCTTATCAGGGCTGCTCAGGGTGCTCCTGTCTCCATCCCTGTCCGATGAGACGTTAGTACACGTGACGTTGTGCTTACATCACCTGATGACCTGGG ATGGGTTGAGGGCTAAGTTGTCCGGATCAGTGACACCAGAGCAGGTTTGGAGACTGGTGGAGCTTTCTGGACAGACCAGAAGTTCCCAGTTATCATACAGCTCTGCAGCCGTCATTCACATGTTTGGATTGACAG GAGATTCCCTCCACCTGCTAAGGCCTCACTACGGCGCAGTGTCTAAATATCTGTTGCTGTTCCTCAGAAGGAAAGAGGTTAAATTCCAGCAGCTTGGCATTGCTACCATGGTCAAACTCAGGAATG atggagactttttaACAGCGGTGACTAACGCTGAGCTGGAGGCTGAGCTCTGCAACGTTCATGCGCAGACCGAGGAGACGAGGCAGCTGCTGCGAAGGattcagcctcctcctccagcttctgGTTCATCCTCCCCTTGA
- the LOC105932420 gene encoding ensconsin isoform X1, translated as MPGSIPSMAVQKKKSVIPPPQGPLSTCTIKSQRVGNKSEGRGENGSNVKPSPQAKNTTSFANKSIQICNNVTPRVSAAGNGLNVDERLRAARERREEQQKLFVSRELSRLEREQRARRYYEQQLQERRKKLLEQRLKEERRRAAVEEKRKQRLREEKERNESAVRRTIERSQKAQQHLSQSSRGRRPTKNAPRRLPLTTWERNLVSRLLTPTCSYLARSKSATCRSGEEVVHVCRRAASCLPTTAIPSPAIITPKLQHQSLSVRRRPPASPCSSDTQQRSISPAQIKLIRQQETTRKIANSGSAKRSRVAVDNNAKGSISRQSRKASPSPERSPRRSLSKHSTPLRLELPAVPEEDAPACGPPLSAGNTRPVTEADRGQQATPRKENLLGTPRSKLPDAQRDGSPRRAEDGTPQPPEVIFRLSAGTTDPKEASRLLAEKRREARIQREKEEQERLQREEAERLNRAERERRRAEEQALQEAEVQRLVEEKRRREEEEQRRAEEERAQAMKEAALLQKQREEEAAKERARAEQMKQEREMAAQKEEAARQARKKRLEEIMRRTRRTDSPDMVRFTDSHLGFFLKTAHGLGSLVTHIQFGLTKKALLMLDIF; from the exons ATGCCAGGCTCAATACCTAGCATGGCtgtacagaagaagaagagtgtCATCCCTCCACCGCAGGGACCACTTTCTACATGTACCATCAAGAGCCAAAGGGTTGGAAACAAATCCGAAGGAAGAGGGG agaatGGCTCTAATGTCAAACCAAGCCCACAAGCAAAGAACACAACCAGCTTTGCCAACAAGTCCATCCAAATCTGCAACAACGTTACCCCGAGGGTCTCTGCAG CTGGTAACGGACTGAACGTCGACGAAAGGCTCAGGGCAGCGCGAGAAAGAAGAGAAGAGCAGCAGAAGCTGTTCG TCTCACGGGAGCTGAGCCGCCTGGAGCGGGAACAGCGGGCCAGGCGTTACTATGAGCAACAACTACAGGAGCGAAGGAAGAAACTCCTGGAGCAAAGGCTCAAAGAGGAGAGGAGGCGTGCGGCTGTGGAGGAGAAACGCAAGCAGAGGCTAAGAGAGGAAAAA GAACGAAATGAAAGTGCTGTGCGCAGGACAATAGAGAGGAGCCAAAAGGCCCAGCAGCACCTCAGTCAAAGCTCAAGAGGCAGGAGGCCCACTAAGAACG CTCCACGTCGCTTGCCTCTGACAACATGGGAGAGGAATCTGGTCAGTCGCCTCCTCACCCCTACATGCTCTTATCTGGCTAGAAGCAAGAGTGCTACTTGTAGGTCAGGAGAAGAAG TTGTCCATGTTTGTCGCCGTGCAGCTTCATGCCTCCCAACGACCGCCATCCCATCCCCCGCCATCATCACACCCAAACTCCAACATCAGTCCCTTTCAGTCCGCCGCAGGCCGCCTGCCTCACCTTGTTCCAGTGACACCCAGCAAAGAAGCATCAGCCCCGCACAG atcaaactAATAAGACAACAAGAAACCACGAGGAAGATCGCCAACAGTGGCTCTGCCAAACGATCCCGCGTCGCCGTTGACAACAACGCGAAGGGATCCATCTCCCGTCAGAGCAGGAAAGCCTCCCCGTCACCAGAACG GAGCCCCAGAAGGTCACTCAGCAAACACTCGACCCCGCTGCGTCTCGAGCTCCCAGCTGTTCCCGAGGAGGATGCTCCTGCTTGCGGCCCGCCCCTCTCTGCTGGTAACACACGGCCTGTCACTGAAGCAGACAGAGGTCAACAAGCGACGCCGAGAAAGGAAAATCTCCTGGGGACGCCACGTTCAAAGCTGCCTGACGCGCAGAGAGACGGCTCACCCAGAAGAGCAGAAGATGGAA CTCCCCAGCCTCCAGAGGTCATTTTCCGTCTTTCGGCTGGTACTACGGACCCAAAAGAGGCCTCGCGACTACTGGCTGAGAAGAGGAGAGAGGCCCGAATCCAACGGGAGAAAGAGGAGCAGGAGCGTTTGCAGCGAGAGGAAGCTGAAAG GCTGAACCGCGCCGAACGGGAGCGCAGGCGGGCCGAGGAGCAGGCCTTGCAGGAGGCCGAGGTGCAGCGTCTCGTGGAGGAGAAGAGGcgcagggaggaggaggagcaaagGAGAGCTGAGGAAGAGAGAGCTCAGGCAATGAAGGAGGCCGCCCTTCTGCAGAAGCAG agagaggaggaagctGCTAAAGAGAGAGCTCGAGCTGAACAAATGAAGCAGGAGCGAGAGATGGCTGCACAGAAAGAGGAGGCGGCGCGCCAAGCGAGGAAAAAG CGGCTTGAGGAGATCATGCGGAGAACCAGAAGAACAGATTCCCCAGATATGGTGCGATTTACCGACTCTCATCtcggcttttttttaaaaacagcacacgGCCTCGGGTCTCTGGTGACGCACATTCAGTTTGGCCTCACAAAAAAAGCCCTTCTAATGCTTGATATCTTTTGA
- the LOC105932420 gene encoding ensconsin isoform X2 produces MPGSIPSMAVQKKKSVIPPPQGPLSTCTIKSQRVGNKSEGRGENGSNVKPSPQAKNTTSFANKSIQICNNVTPRVSAAGNGLNVDERLRAARERREEQQKLFVSRELSRLEREQRARRYYEQQLQERRKKLLEQRLKEERRRAAVEEKRKQRLREEKERNESAVRRTIERSQKAQQHLSQSSRGRRPTKNAPRRLPLTTWERNLVSRLLTPTCSYLARSKSATCRSGEEASCLPTTAIPSPAIITPKLQHQSLSVRRRPPASPCSSDTQQRSISPAQIKLIRQQETTRKIANSGSAKRSRVAVDNNAKGSISRQSRKASPSPERSPRRSLSKHSTPLRLELPAVPEEDAPACGPPLSAGNTRPVTEADRGQQATPRKENLLGTPRSKLPDAQRDGSPRRAEDGTPQPPEVIFRLSAGTTDPKEASRLLAEKRREARIQREKEEQERLQREEAERLNRAERERRRAEEQALQEAEVQRLVEEKRRREEEEQRRAEEERAQAMKEAALLQKQREEEAAKERARAEQMKQEREMAAQKEEAARQARKKRLEEIMRRTRRTDSPDMVRFTDSHLGFFLKTAHGLGSLVTHIQFGLTKKALLMLDIF; encoded by the exons ATGCCAGGCTCAATACCTAGCATGGCtgtacagaagaagaagagtgtCATCCCTCCACCGCAGGGACCACTTTCTACATGTACCATCAAGAGCCAAAGGGTTGGAAACAAATCCGAAGGAAGAGGGG agaatGGCTCTAATGTCAAACCAAGCCCACAAGCAAAGAACACAACCAGCTTTGCCAACAAGTCCATCCAAATCTGCAACAACGTTACCCCGAGGGTCTCTGCAG CTGGTAACGGACTGAACGTCGACGAAAGGCTCAGGGCAGCGCGAGAAAGAAGAGAAGAGCAGCAGAAGCTGTTCG TCTCACGGGAGCTGAGCCGCCTGGAGCGGGAACAGCGGGCCAGGCGTTACTATGAGCAACAACTACAGGAGCGAAGGAAGAAACTCCTGGAGCAAAGGCTCAAAGAGGAGAGGAGGCGTGCGGCTGTGGAGGAGAAACGCAAGCAGAGGCTAAGAGAGGAAAAA GAACGAAATGAAAGTGCTGTGCGCAGGACAATAGAGAGGAGCCAAAAGGCCCAGCAGCACCTCAGTCAAAGCTCAAGAGGCAGGAGGCCCACTAAGAACG CTCCACGTCGCTTGCCTCTGACAACATGGGAGAGGAATCTGGTCAGTCGCCTCCTCACCCCTACATGCTCTTATCTGGCTAGAAGCAAGAGTGCTACTTGTAGGTCAGGAGAAGAAG CTTCATGCCTCCCAACGACCGCCATCCCATCCCCCGCCATCATCACACCCAAACTCCAACATCAGTCCCTTTCAGTCCGCCGCAGGCCGCCTGCCTCACCTTGTTCCAGTGACACCCAGCAAAGAAGCATCAGCCCCGCACAG atcaaactAATAAGACAACAAGAAACCACGAGGAAGATCGCCAACAGTGGCTCTGCCAAACGATCCCGCGTCGCCGTTGACAACAACGCGAAGGGATCCATCTCCCGTCAGAGCAGGAAAGCCTCCCCGTCACCAGAACG GAGCCCCAGAAGGTCACTCAGCAAACACTCGACCCCGCTGCGTCTCGAGCTCCCAGCTGTTCCCGAGGAGGATGCTCCTGCTTGCGGCCCGCCCCTCTCTGCTGGTAACACACGGCCTGTCACTGAAGCAGACAGAGGTCAACAAGCGACGCCGAGAAAGGAAAATCTCCTGGGGACGCCACGTTCAAAGCTGCCTGACGCGCAGAGAGACGGCTCACCCAGAAGAGCAGAAGATGGAA CTCCCCAGCCTCCAGAGGTCATTTTCCGTCTTTCGGCTGGTACTACGGACCCAAAAGAGGCCTCGCGACTACTGGCTGAGAAGAGGAGAGAGGCCCGAATCCAACGGGAGAAAGAGGAGCAGGAGCGTTTGCAGCGAGAGGAAGCTGAAAG GCTGAACCGCGCCGAACGGGAGCGCAGGCGGGCCGAGGAGCAGGCCTTGCAGGAGGCCGAGGTGCAGCGTCTCGTGGAGGAGAAGAGGcgcagggaggaggaggagcaaagGAGAGCTGAGGAAGAGAGAGCTCAGGCAATGAAGGAGGCCGCCCTTCTGCAGAAGCAG agagaggaggaagctGCTAAAGAGAGAGCTCGAGCTGAACAAATGAAGCAGGAGCGAGAGATGGCTGCACAGAAAGAGGAGGCGGCGCGCCAAGCGAGGAAAAAG CGGCTTGAGGAGATCATGCGGAGAACCAGAAGAACAGATTCCCCAGATATGGTGCGATTTACCGACTCTCATCtcggcttttttttaaaaacagcacacgGCCTCGGGTCTCTGGTGACGCACATTCAGTTTGGCCTCACAAAAAAAGCCCTTCTAATGCTTGATATCTTTTGA
- the LOC105932420 gene encoding ensconsin isoform X3 — protein MPGSIPSMAVQKKKSVIPPPQGPLSTCTIKSQRVGNKSEGRGENGSNVKPSPQAKNTTSFANKSIQICNNVTPRVSAAGNGLNVDERLRAARERREEQQKLFVSRELSRLEREQRARRYYEQQLQERRKKLLEQRLKEERRRAAVEEKRKQRLREEKERNESAVRRTIERSQKAQQHLSQSSRGRRPTKNASCLPTTAIPSPAIITPKLQHQSLSVRRRPPASPCSSDTQQRSISPAQIKLIRQQETTRKIANSGSAKRSRVAVDNNAKGSISRQSRKASPSPERSPRRSLSKHSTPLRLELPAVPEEDAPACGPPLSAGNTRPVTEADRGQQATPRKENLLGTPRSKLPDAQRDGSPRRAEDGTPQPPEVIFRLSAGTTDPKEASRLLAEKRREARIQREKEEQERLQREEAERLNRAERERRRAEEQALQEAEVQRLVEEKRRREEEEQRRAEEERAQAMKEAALLQKQREEEAAKERARAEQMKQEREMAAQKEEAARQARKKRLEEIMRRTRRTDSPDMVRFTDSHLGFFLKTAHGLGSLVTHIQFGLTKKALLMLDIF, from the exons ATGCCAGGCTCAATACCTAGCATGGCtgtacagaagaagaagagtgtCATCCCTCCACCGCAGGGACCACTTTCTACATGTACCATCAAGAGCCAAAGGGTTGGAAACAAATCCGAAGGAAGAGGGG agaatGGCTCTAATGTCAAACCAAGCCCACAAGCAAAGAACACAACCAGCTTTGCCAACAAGTCCATCCAAATCTGCAACAACGTTACCCCGAGGGTCTCTGCAG CTGGTAACGGACTGAACGTCGACGAAAGGCTCAGGGCAGCGCGAGAAAGAAGAGAAGAGCAGCAGAAGCTGTTCG TCTCACGGGAGCTGAGCCGCCTGGAGCGGGAACAGCGGGCCAGGCGTTACTATGAGCAACAACTACAGGAGCGAAGGAAGAAACTCCTGGAGCAAAGGCTCAAAGAGGAGAGGAGGCGTGCGGCTGTGGAGGAGAAACGCAAGCAGAGGCTAAGAGAGGAAAAA GAACGAAATGAAAGTGCTGTGCGCAGGACAATAGAGAGGAGCCAAAAGGCCCAGCAGCACCTCAGTCAAAGCTCAAGAGGCAGGAGGCCCACTAAGAACG CTTCATGCCTCCCAACGACCGCCATCCCATCCCCCGCCATCATCACACCCAAACTCCAACATCAGTCCCTTTCAGTCCGCCGCAGGCCGCCTGCCTCACCTTGTTCCAGTGACACCCAGCAAAGAAGCATCAGCCCCGCACAG atcaaactAATAAGACAACAAGAAACCACGAGGAAGATCGCCAACAGTGGCTCTGCCAAACGATCCCGCGTCGCCGTTGACAACAACGCGAAGGGATCCATCTCCCGTCAGAGCAGGAAAGCCTCCCCGTCACCAGAACG GAGCCCCAGAAGGTCACTCAGCAAACACTCGACCCCGCTGCGTCTCGAGCTCCCAGCTGTTCCCGAGGAGGATGCTCCTGCTTGCGGCCCGCCCCTCTCTGCTGGTAACACACGGCCTGTCACTGAAGCAGACAGAGGTCAACAAGCGACGCCGAGAAAGGAAAATCTCCTGGGGACGCCACGTTCAAAGCTGCCTGACGCGCAGAGAGACGGCTCACCCAGAAGAGCAGAAGATGGAA CTCCCCAGCCTCCAGAGGTCATTTTCCGTCTTTCGGCTGGTACTACGGACCCAAAAGAGGCCTCGCGACTACTGGCTGAGAAGAGGAGAGAGGCCCGAATCCAACGGGAGAAAGAGGAGCAGGAGCGTTTGCAGCGAGAGGAAGCTGAAAG GCTGAACCGCGCCGAACGGGAGCGCAGGCGGGCCGAGGAGCAGGCCTTGCAGGAGGCCGAGGTGCAGCGTCTCGTGGAGGAGAAGAGGcgcagggaggaggaggagcaaagGAGAGCTGAGGAAGAGAGAGCTCAGGCAATGAAGGAGGCCGCCCTTCTGCAGAAGCAG agagaggaggaagctGCTAAAGAGAGAGCTCGAGCTGAACAAATGAAGCAGGAGCGAGAGATGGCTGCACAGAAAGAGGAGGCGGCGCGCCAAGCGAGGAAAAAG CGGCTTGAGGAGATCATGCGGAGAACCAGAAGAACAGATTCCCCAGATATGGTGCGATTTACCGACTCTCATCtcggcttttttttaaaaacagcacacgGCCTCGGGTCTCTGGTGACGCACATTCAGTTTGGCCTCACAAAAAAAGCCCTTCTAATGCTTGATATCTTTTGA